From the Desulfonatronum thiosulfatophilum genome, one window contains:
- a CDS encoding FeoB-associated Cys-rich membrane protein, giving the protein MLWEYLILGILLAWAVFYIWKSFFKKKGCSCDSCPSAAKIPGMDGIGDLRKDEKKQL; this is encoded by the coding sequence ATGCTATGGGAATACCTGATTCTCGGAATTTTGCTGGCCTGGGCCGTGTTTTACATTTGGAAGAGCTTTTTCAAGAAAAAGGGCTGCTCCTGCGATTCCTGCCCCTCGGCCGCGAAGATACCGGGAATGGATGGGATCGGCGACTTGCGGAAGGACGAGAAAAAGCAGTTATGA